In Candidatus Hydrogenedentota bacterium, the following are encoded in one genomic region:
- the galK gene encoding galactokinase gives MNPDPETHTDATWAARAPGRVNLIGEHIDYNDGWVLPMALDRAITMRAEPRADGACVFTSASQPNETVRIEPGLSTRESLPHWGRYLFGAIEVFRRETGAALPGFEARIDSTLPAGAGLSSSAALEVAAMTLLETITGCRLPPLDKALLCREVEHRYAGVPCGLMDQMASVLCRAGCFLLIDCVSHETRHIPLAHPDVVVLVTNTGVSHALADGEYAARRAQCAEALKALGATSWRGVTTEILEAARDRLGAIHYPRARHVISEIARTRAAATALESGDWPALGEAMYASHDSLANDYAVSCPELDCLVDSARRIGMDGGVIGARMTGGGFGGSTVTLVRRAQLDTVRARLEADFQHAFGRAPSSFASPPAQGSG, from the coding sequence GTGAATCCCGACCCCGAGACGCATACCGACGCAACCTGGGCCGCGCGCGCGCCCGGCCGCGTCAACCTGATCGGCGAGCACATCGACTACAACGACGGCTGGGTGCTGCCGATGGCCCTGGATCGCGCCATCACCATGCGCGCCGAGCCGCGCGCGGACGGGGCCTGCGTCTTCACAAGCGCCAGTCAGCCGAACGAAACCGTGCGCATCGAACCCGGCCTCTCCACCCGCGAAAGCCTGCCGCACTGGGGCCGCTACCTCTTCGGCGCGATCGAAGTCTTCCGCCGTGAAACCGGCGCGGCCCTTCCAGGCTTCGAGGCCCGCATTGACTCCACCCTCCCCGCCGGCGCCGGGCTCAGCAGCAGCGCGGCCCTCGAAGTCGCCGCGATGACCCTCCTCGAGACGATCACCGGCTGCCGCCTGCCGCCCCTCGACAAGGCACTCCTGTGCCGCGAAGTGGAGCACCGCTACGCCGGCGTGCCCTGCGGCCTCATGGATCAGATGGCCTCCGTCCTCTGCCGCGCGGGATGCTTCCTCCTCATCGACTGCGTTAGCCACGAGACACGCCACATCCCCCTCGCCCACCCGGATGTCGTCGTGCTCGTGACCAACACCGGCGTGTCCCACGCCCTCGCCGATGGCGAATACGCCGCCCGGCGCGCACAATGCGCGGAAGCGCTGAAAGCACTGGGCGCAACCTCCTGGCGGGGTGTTACAACCGAAATCCTGGAAGCCGCGCGCGATCGCCTCGGCGCCATCCACTACCCACGCGCGCGCCACGTCATCTCGGAAATCGCCCGCACACGCGCCGCCGCAACCGCCCTCGAATCCGGCGACTGGCCCGCACTCGGCGAGGCCATGTACGCCAGCCACGATTCCCTCGCGAACGACTACGCCGTCAGCTGCCCCGAACTCGATTGCCTCGTGGATTCCGCCCGGCGCATCGGCATGGACGGCGGCGTCATCGGCGCGCGCATGACCGGCGGCGGCTTCGGCGGGTCCACCGTAACCCTCGTGCGGCGGGCGCAGCTGGACACCGTCCGCGCCCGGCTCGAAGCCGATTTCCAGCACGCCTTCGGCCGCGCGCCTTCCAGCTTCGCCAGCCCGCCCGCGCAGGGGTCCGGATAA
- a CDS encoding DUF4838 domain-containing protein: MRFNVPRLFPCALLAALFLLLSPAALAGPAIVVGADASPSTRYAAEELQRFLGQMSGETLPLLTDAEPLPEAAFIVGVNAHTQAILKREGAGAELARAMAGLGVEGYVLQTVGPHLVIAGSDVRGALYGVYDLLEEHYGCRWFTPTVSHIPSIDGVTIPTLSKRVVPILESREPFTADCQDGDWAARNRMNSSAARLEEKHGGKVRFGNGLFVHTFDVLMPPDEFFDEHPEYYSLVGGERLKDRTQLCCTNEDVIRICTERMLERIAADPDAFVYSLSQNDWLNWCECAECTAVAEREGSQMGPVLHLVNRVADAVAERFPDKAIETLAYQYTRKPPVHMRPRPNVIIRLCSIECDFMQPLATSDFPDNGAFVRDLEGWSQVSERLWIWDYVTSFRSYLCPYPNLRVRDDNIQLFIANNVKGIFEQDVYNTLGGEFSALSGYLNAKLLWDPQYGEDRAINEFLEGVYGAAAGPIRAYIDLLHDHVAENNIHADIWVDARTAPFLNDEILAQSSALWDEAELKVRDTPEVLARVQEARLPVEYAILDRANASGMAGVRVDHDNFTASVDPAFSERVRHFFAVAERAGVTRMDENQTTLADFQKTFDKTLQGDTLQFEPNPAVAIESAAPGIRYGYYEGSWDVLPDFAALTPAAEGVAPVISMDMRQRDEEYALRFSGLVEAPRDGMYTFYTESNDGSRLYIDGVEVVDNDGLHRAETRAGTVALKQGLHRIEVGYFQAGMRYAFDVYWSGPGFERERIPAARLFHEE; this comes from the coding sequence ATGCGATTCAACGTACCCCGATTGTTCCCGTGCGCCCTGCTGGCCGCGCTGTTCCTGCTGCTTTCCCCCGCTGCTCTGGCCGGGCCCGCCATTGTGGTGGGCGCGGATGCCTCTCCGTCGACCCGCTACGCGGCGGAGGAGCTCCAGCGCTTTTTGGGGCAGATGTCCGGCGAAACACTGCCGCTGCTTACCGACGCCGAGCCGCTGCCCGAGGCGGCATTTATCGTGGGCGTCAACGCGCATACCCAGGCGATTTTGAAGCGGGAAGGCGCGGGGGCGGAGCTGGCGCGCGCAATGGCGGGGCTGGGGGTCGAAGGGTATGTCTTGCAGACGGTGGGCCCGCACCTGGTCATCGCGGGCAGCGACGTGCGGGGCGCACTCTACGGGGTCTACGACCTGCTGGAGGAGCATTATGGGTGCCGCTGGTTCACGCCGACGGTTTCGCACATCCCGTCGATTGACGGGGTGACGATCCCGACGCTCAGCAAGCGGGTGGTTCCGATCCTTGAGTCGCGCGAGCCCTTCACCGCCGACTGCCAGGACGGCGACTGGGCTGCGCGCAACCGTATGAACAGCAGCGCGGCCCGGCTGGAGGAGAAGCACGGGGGCAAGGTGCGCTTCGGCAACGGGCTCTTTGTGCACACCTTCGATGTGCTTATGCCGCCGGATGAATTCTTCGACGAACACCCCGAGTACTATTCGCTGGTGGGCGGCGAACGTCTCAAGGACCGGACCCAACTCTGCTGCACGAACGAGGACGTGATCCGGATCTGCACGGAGCGGATGCTGGAACGCATTGCCGCCGACCCGGACGCCTTTGTCTACTCGCTGTCGCAGAACGATTGGCTCAACTGGTGCGAGTGCGCGGAGTGCACAGCGGTTGCCGAGCGGGAGGGCTCCCAGATGGGGCCGGTGCTTCACCTGGTGAACCGGGTGGCCGATGCGGTGGCGGAGCGGTTCCCGGACAAGGCCATTGAGACCCTGGCGTACCAGTACACGCGCAAGCCCCCGGTCCATATGCGGCCGCGCCCCAATGTGATCATCCGCCTGTGCAGCATCGAGTGCGACTTCATGCAACCGCTCGCCACGAGCGACTTTCCGGATAACGGCGCGTTCGTGCGCGATTTGGAGGGGTGGTCCCAGGTGTCGGAGCGGCTGTGGATCTGGGACTATGTCACGAGTTTTCGCAGCTATTTGTGCCCGTATCCGAATTTGCGGGTGCGGGACGACAACATCCAGCTGTTCATCGCGAACAACGTGAAGGGGATCTTCGAGCAGGACGTCTACAACACCCTCGGCGGCGAGTTCTCCGCCCTGAGCGGTTATCTCAACGCCAAGCTGCTGTGGGACCCGCAGTACGGCGAGGACCGGGCCATCAACGAATTCCTGGAAGGCGTCTACGGCGCGGCGGCGGGGCCGATTCGCGCCTATATCGACCTGTTGCACGACCATGTGGCGGAGAATAACATCCATGCGGACATCTGGGTTGACGCGCGCACCGCGCCCTTCCTCAACGACGAGATCCTGGCGCAGTCCAGCGCCTTGTGGGACGAGGCCGAGCTGAAGGTGCGGGACACGCCGGAAGTTCTTGCGCGCGTTCAGGAGGCGCGGCTTCCGGTGGAGTACGCCATCCTCGATCGGGCCAACGCGTCGGGGATGGCCGGGGTGCGGGTGGACCACGACAATTTTACCGCGTCGGTGGACCCGGCGTTCAGCGAGCGCGTGCGCCATTTCTTCGCGGTGGCGGAGCGGGCCGGGGTGACCCGTATGGACGAGAACCAGACGACGCTGGCCGATTTCCAGAAGACCTTCGACAAGACGCTGCAAGGCGATACGCTACAGTTTGAACCCAATCCCGCCGTCGCGATTGAATCGGCGGCGCCCGGCATTCGCTATGGATACTACGAGGGTTCCTGGGATGTATTGCCCGATTTCGCGGCGCTGACGCCCGCGGCGGAAGGCGTCGCGCCCGTTATTTCCATGGACATGCGCCAGCGGGACGAGGAGTATGCGCTCCGCTTCAGTGGGCTGGTCGAGGCGCCGCGGGACGGCATGTATACCTTCTACACGGAGTCCAACGACGGCAGCCGGCTGTATATCGACGGGGTCGAGGTGGTGGACAACGATGGCCTGCACCGCGCCGAAACCCGGGCGGGCACGGTGGCGCTGAAGCAGGGCTTGCATCGCATTGAAGTGGGCTACTTCCAGGCCGGCATGCGCTACGCGTTTGACGTGTACTGGTCGGGGCCGGGATTCGAGCGGGAGCGGATCCCCGCCGCGCGGCTGTTTCACGAGGAGTAG
- a CDS encoding DUF1080 domain-containing protein, translating into MPIRLLALCLSLASAAATAIEPIVPTETLELFNGRDLTNWYPALKGHDVGENPGNVVRVEDGLLHIAGDERGCLSTEKAYANYRLIAEFKWGETGYGDREGKALDCGFQIHARGEDGGFRGLWKYAHAAQMIEGGTGDILVLGDGSDSYRATVPVAEEKQGGNWLFQPDGRMQVVTFGRINWWGRDPDWKDEAGYRGARDLERPRGEWNQFEVIADGDTLTLVLNGVIVNKVYDVRPRAGQIQIQIEGGEVWFRRIALEPIAPIHPIRQQRLIYNSDGNNLIIYDPYPMSAEDVYKYIDQVAENGATTYSYSPNFGMVLNYPTKVSQMVGEEISEAIARKIAPETENKLVTSELGVQNLRALMDAGHDPLKLVLDRAKEKGMETFISYRLNDVHSTEDEDSMILSTFWKEHPEWRNGKVGDPLLPIYEEILGPRVNPIVGTWLPSGLNFAIPEVRAQKLAELKELAEDYDADGIELDFQRFPLYFPQGEEQQHVEKMTQWMREVAALIKAAGEKRGRPLLLSARIMARPEQNLAIGLDPVTWAREGLVDFVIVSHYLRNDYPLPIRAYRDLLPPEMPIYASIEYEREDQPYRDYARQSYLDGADGIMVFNFFARQQGGNETPFYLLKELGSAAALAR; encoded by the coding sequence ATGCCGATTCGCCTGTTGGCCCTCTGTTTGTCGCTCGCCTCCGCCGCCGCAACCGCCATCGAGCCCATCGTCCCCACCGAGACGCTCGAACTCTTCAACGGCCGCGATCTCACCAACTGGTACCCCGCGCTCAAGGGCCATGACGTGGGCGAGAACCCGGGCAATGTCGTGCGCGTGGAAGATGGCCTGCTCCACATCGCGGGTGACGAGCGCGGCTGCCTGAGCACGGAGAAGGCCTACGCCAATTACCGCCTCATCGCCGAGTTCAAATGGGGCGAAACGGGCTACGGCGATCGCGAGGGCAAGGCCCTGGACTGCGGCTTTCAGATACACGCCCGCGGCGAGGACGGCGGCTTCCGAGGCCTGTGGAAATACGCCCACGCCGCCCAGATGATTGAAGGCGGCACGGGCGACATTCTCGTCCTGGGCGATGGCTCCGACAGCTACCGCGCCACCGTCCCCGTCGCCGAGGAAAAACAGGGCGGGAACTGGCTTTTTCAGCCCGATGGCCGCATGCAGGTGGTCACCTTTGGCCGCATCAACTGGTGGGGCCGCGATCCAGACTGGAAGGATGAAGCGGGCTACCGGGGCGCGCGCGACCTCGAACGCCCCCGGGGCGAGTGGAACCAGTTCGAGGTCATTGCCGATGGCGACACGCTCACGCTCGTGCTGAACGGCGTAATCGTAAACAAGGTCTACGACGTGCGCCCCCGCGCGGGACAAATCCAGATCCAGATCGAAGGCGGCGAAGTCTGGTTCCGCCGCATCGCCCTGGAGCCCATCGCGCCGATCCACCCCATCCGCCAACAACGGCTCATCTACAACAGCGACGGCAACAACCTCATCATCTATGATCCCTACCCCATGTCCGCCGAGGACGTCTACAAATATATCGACCAAGTCGCGGAAAACGGGGCCACCACGTATTCCTACTCGCCCAATTTCGGCATGGTCCTCAACTACCCGACCAAGGTCTCCCAGATGGTCGGCGAGGAGATCAGCGAGGCCATCGCCAGGAAGATCGCGCCGGAAACCGAGAACAAATTGGTTACTTCCGAACTGGGCGTGCAGAACCTTCGCGCCCTCATGGACGCCGGCCACGACCCCCTGAAGCTCGTCCTCGATCGCGCGAAGGAAAAGGGCATGGAAACCTTCATCTCCTACCGCCTCAACGATGTCCACTCCACAGAGGATGAAGACAGCATGATTCTCTCCACGTTCTGGAAAGAACATCCCGAGTGGCGCAATGGCAAGGTGGGCGACCCCCTCCTGCCCATCTACGAAGAGATCCTCGGACCGCGCGTCAACCCCATCGTCGGCACGTGGCTCCCCTCCGGCCTGAACTTCGCCATCCCCGAAGTCCGCGCCCAGAAACTCGCCGAGCTCAAGGAACTGGCGGAAGACTACGACGCCGACGGAATCGAACTCGACTTCCAGCGCTTCCCCCTCTACTTCCCGCAGGGCGAAGAACAGCAGCACGTCGAAAAAATGACCCAGTGGATGCGCGAAGTCGCCGCCCTGATCAAAGCCGCCGGCGAAAAACGGGGACGCCCGTTGCTCCTGTCCGCGCGCATCATGGCCCGGCCCGAACAGAATCTTGCCATCGGCCTCGACCCGGTCACGTGGGCCCGCGAGGGCCTCGTCGACTTCGTCATTGTCAGCCACTACCTGCGCAACGACTACCCCCTCCCCATCCGCGCCTACCGTGACCTCTTGCCGCCCGAAATGCCCATCTACGCCTCCATCGAGTACGAACGGGAAGATCAGCCCTACCGCGACTACGCCCGGCAGAGCTACCTCGACGGCGCCGACGGCATCATGGTCTTCAATTTCTTCGCGCGCCAGCAGGGCGGCAACGAGACCCCGTTCTACCTGCTGAAAGAACTCGGTAGCGCCGCGGCCCTGGCGCGGTAG